The Brienomyrus brachyistius isolate T26 unplaced genomic scaffold, BBRACH_0.4 scaffold48, whole genome shotgun sequence genome window below encodes:
- the LOC125723416 gene encoding uncharacterized protein LOC125723416: MEGTEAGISMMDMLNGGEENGCEVGVNVEEVKGGGGRSAGNAVEYVVSQRGRTWLEPIQEEELEEDEETDEELQEVEDTDAATVDSWQCMAAYVARIWLQTLQEDGPEENEEADVVFQQAEDADATTLVRFQCMVASEDRSQLLTIPEEGPEEEDETEVMKTDKTKEDADAAEKIYREEEVSFHVNAEDLSEDDTEKSHKKKKKKMKWCFFCCPLPFRRISKRQ, translated from the coding sequence atggaggggacagaggctggtattagtatgatggatatgctaaatggaggtgaggagaatggatgtgaggtaggagtgaatgtggaggaggttaagggaggaggagggagaagtgcagggaatgctgtggagtaTGTAGTGTCACAaagaggcagaacttggctagaacccatccaggaggaagaacttgaggaagatgaagaaacagatgaggagcttcaggaagtagaagacactgatgctgccacagtggacagttggcagtgcatggcggcatatgtagccagaatatggctgcagactttacaggaagatggtcctgaggaaaatgaagaagctgatgtggtattccagcaggcagaagatgctgatgctaccacactggtcaggtttcagtgtatggtggcatctgaagacagatcacagctactgactataccagaagaaggacctgaggaagaggacgaaactgaagtgatgaagacagataaaacaaaagaagatgctgatgctgccgagaagatctacagggaagaagaagtatcattccatgtgaatgccgaagatctttctgaagatgatactgagaagagccacaagaagaagaagaagaagatgaagtggtgcttcttctgctgtcccctgcctttcagaaggattagcaagaggcagtaa